In Saccharothrix syringae, the following are encoded in one genomic region:
- the metH gene encoding methionine synthase: MSENALRELLDQRVAVLDGAWGTMLQGAGLTPADYRGDLLGDHSHDVTGDPDLLNLTRPDVILDVHRRYLAAGADITTTNTFTATSIAQADYGLEELVREMNLRGAQLARQAADEAGGRFVAGSVGPLNVTLSLSPRVEDPAFRTVTFDQVQAAYAEQIGALAEGGVDLLLIETIFDTLNAKAAVAAAREVAPHLPLWISVTIVDLSGRTLSGQTVEAFWNSVAHADPLVVGVNCSLGATEMRPHVTDLARFAGTYTASHPNAGLPNAFGGYDETPEETAALLRGFTEEGLVNIVGGCCGTTPAHIARIAEVARGARPRPVPRPAQRTRFSGLEPFEIGPDTGFVMIGERTNVTGSAKFRRLIESDNHQAAVEVALEQVRGGANLLDVNMDADLLDSERAMTTFLNLIATEPEIARVPVMVDSSRWSVLEAGLKCVQGKGVVNSISLKEGEEPFLAQARRIRDFGAGVVVMAFDERGQADTTERKVDICARAYDLLTREVGFPAEDIIFDPNVLAVATGIPEHNGYAKAFLEAIPLIKQRCPGARVSGGISNLSFSFRGNDTVREAMHSAFLFHGVRAGLDMGIVNAGQLAVYEDIPADLLELVEDVLFDRRPDATDRLVSFAETVAGKGTKRTVDLSWREAPVEQRLSHALVHGVVDFIEADTEEARLVAARPLDVIEGPLMDGMKVVGDLFGSGKMFLPQVVKSARVMKRAVAYLEPFMDAEKEAAIAAGRATESRGNGKVVLATVKGDVHDIGKNIVGVVLGCNNYEVIDLGVMVPAAKILDTAVTEGADVVGLSGLITPSLDEMVSVAAEMQRRGLKLPLLIGGATTSRQHTAVRIAPAYDSPTLHVLDASRVTGVVSALLDRDRAEELAEATRAEQERLREEHEKRHSTPLLTVEQARANPERVSFEDLPTPPFTGVRVVEPGLAELREMIDWTFFFLAWELKGKFPKVLETNPAARELFDDANAMLDEIVADGSLEPRGVYGFWPARSEGDDIVVGTTRLPMLRQQTKKPQDRPNRCLADYVAPEGDHLGGFAVAIHGADELAAKYEAQQDDYRAIMVKALADRLAEAFAEHVHLRVRREWFEPGANPALEDLHAERFRGIRPALGYPASPDHSEKRELFALLGAEEAGLGLTDSFAMTPAAAVSGLIFAHPDSRYFTVGRIGRDQVEDYARRRGTSLAEVEHWLRPNLAYEPEV, from the coding sequence GTGTCGGAAAACGCCCTGCGTGAGCTGCTGGACCAGCGCGTCGCCGTGCTCGACGGCGCCTGGGGCACCATGCTGCAGGGGGCCGGTCTCACCCCCGCCGACTACCGGGGCGACCTGCTCGGCGACCACTCCCACGACGTCACCGGCGACCCGGACCTGCTCAACCTCACCCGCCCCGACGTCATCCTCGACGTGCACCGCCGGTACCTGGCCGCGGGCGCGGACATCACCACCACCAACACCTTCACCGCGACCTCCATCGCGCAGGCCGACTACGGCCTGGAGGAGCTGGTCCGCGAGATGAACCTGCGCGGCGCCCAGCTCGCCCGCCAGGCCGCCGACGAGGCGGGCGGCCGGTTCGTGGCCGGGTCGGTGGGCCCGCTCAACGTGACCCTGTCGCTCTCGCCCCGGGTGGAGGACCCGGCGTTCCGCACGGTCACCTTCGACCAGGTCCAGGCCGCCTACGCCGAGCAGATCGGCGCGCTCGCCGAGGGCGGCGTCGACCTGCTGCTCATCGAGACGATCTTCGACACGCTCAACGCCAAGGCCGCCGTGGCCGCCGCCCGCGAGGTGGCGCCGCACCTGCCGCTGTGGATCTCGGTCACCATCGTCGACCTGAGCGGCCGCACGCTGTCCGGGCAGACCGTCGAGGCGTTCTGGAACTCCGTCGCCCACGCCGACCCGCTGGTGGTGGGCGTGAACTGCTCGCTGGGCGCCACCGAGATGCGCCCGCACGTCACCGACCTCGCGCGCTTCGCGGGCACCTACACCGCCAGCCACCCCAACGCGGGCCTGCCCAACGCGTTCGGCGGCTACGACGAGACCCCGGAGGAGACCGCCGCACTGCTGCGCGGCTTCACCGAGGAGGGCCTGGTCAACATCGTCGGCGGCTGCTGCGGCACCACCCCGGCGCACATCGCGCGGATCGCCGAGGTGGCCAGGGGCGCCCGGCCGCGCCCCGTGCCCAGGCCCGCGCAGCGCACCCGGTTCAGCGGCCTGGAGCCGTTCGAGATCGGTCCGGACACCGGGTTCGTGATGATCGGCGAGCGCACCAACGTGACGGGCTCGGCGAAGTTCCGCAGGCTCATCGAGTCCGACAACCACCAGGCCGCGGTGGAGGTGGCGCTGGAGCAGGTGCGCGGCGGCGCGAACCTGCTGGACGTCAACATGGACGCCGACCTGCTCGACAGCGAGCGGGCGATGACCACGTTCCTCAACCTGATCGCCACCGAGCCGGAGATCGCCCGCGTGCCGGTGATGGTCGACAGCTCGCGGTGGAGCGTGCTGGAAGCCGGGCTGAAGTGCGTGCAGGGCAAGGGCGTGGTCAACTCGATCAGCCTCAAGGAGGGCGAGGAGCCGTTCCTGGCCCAGGCCCGCCGCATCCGCGACTTCGGCGCCGGCGTGGTGGTGATGGCGTTCGACGAGCGGGGCCAGGCCGACACCACCGAGCGCAAGGTGGACATCTGCGCCCGCGCCTACGACCTGCTCACCCGCGAGGTCGGGTTCCCCGCCGAGGACATCATCTTCGACCCGAACGTGCTCGCGGTCGCCACCGGCATCCCCGAGCACAACGGCTACGCCAAGGCGTTCCTGGAAGCGATCCCGCTGATCAAGCAGCGCTGCCCGGGCGCGCGGGTCAGCGGCGGCATCTCGAACCTGTCGTTCTCCTTCCGCGGCAACGACACCGTGCGCGAGGCGATGCACTCGGCGTTCCTGTTCCACGGCGTGCGCGCGGGCCTGGACATGGGCATCGTCAACGCGGGCCAGCTCGCCGTCTACGAGGACATCCCGGCCGACCTGCTGGAGCTGGTCGAGGACGTGCTGTTCGACCGCCGCCCGGACGCCACCGACCGGCTGGTGTCCTTCGCCGAGACCGTGGCGGGCAAGGGCACCAAGCGCACCGTGGACCTGTCGTGGCGCGAGGCGCCGGTGGAGCAGCGCCTGTCGCACGCCCTGGTGCACGGCGTCGTCGACTTCATCGAGGCGGACACCGAGGAGGCCCGCCTGGTGGCGGCGCGCCCGCTGGACGTCATCGAGGGCCCGCTGATGGACGGCATGAAGGTCGTCGGCGACCTGTTCGGCTCGGGCAAGATGTTCCTGCCGCAGGTGGTGAAGAGCGCGCGCGTGATGAAGCGCGCGGTCGCCTACCTGGAGCCGTTCATGGACGCCGAGAAGGAGGCCGCGATCGCCGCGGGCCGCGCCACCGAGTCGCGCGGCAACGGCAAGGTCGTGCTGGCCACGGTCAAGGGCGACGTGCACGACATCGGCAAGAACATCGTCGGCGTGGTGCTGGGCTGCAACAACTACGAGGTCATCGACCTGGGCGTGATGGTGCCCGCGGCGAAGATCCTCGACACGGCGGTCACCGAGGGCGCGGACGTGGTCGGCCTGTCCGGGCTGATCACGCCGTCGCTGGACGAGATGGTGTCGGTGGCCGCGGAGATGCAGCGGCGCGGGTTGAAGCTGCCGCTGCTGATCGGCGGCGCGACCACGTCCCGGCAGCACACCGCGGTCCGCATCGCCCCCGCCTACGACTCGCCCACGCTGCACGTGCTCGACGCGTCGCGGGTGACCGGCGTGGTGTCGGCGCTGCTGGACCGGGACCGGGCCGAGGAGCTGGCCGAGGCGACCCGCGCCGAGCAGGAGCGGCTGCGCGAGGAGCACGAGAAGCGGCACAGCACCCCGCTGCTGACCGTCGAGCAGGCCCGCGCCAACCCCGAGCGGGTGTCCTTCGAGGACCTGCCGACGCCGCCGTTCACCGGGGTGCGGGTGGTCGAGCCGGGCCTGGCCGAGCTGCGCGAGATGATCGACTGGACGTTCTTCTTCCTGGCCTGGGAGCTGAAGGGCAAGTTCCCGAAGGTCCTGGAGACCAACCCGGCCGCGCGGGAGCTGTTCGACGACGCCAACGCGATGCTCGACGAGATCGTGGCCGACGGCTCGCTGGAGCCCCGGGGCGTGTACGGGTTCTGGCCCGCGCGCTCCGAGGGCGACGACATCGTGGTCGGCACCACGCGGCTGCCGATGCTGCGCCAGCAGACGAAGAAGCCGCAGGACCGCCCGAACCGCTGCCTGGCCGACTACGTGGCGCCCGAGGGCGACCACCTGGGCGGGTTCGCGGTGGCGATCCACGGCGCGGACGAGCTGGCCGCGAAGTACGAGGCCCAGCAGGACGACTACCGGGCGATCATGGTCAAGGCGCTGGCCGACCGGCTGGCCGAGGCGTTCGCCGAGCACGTCCACCTGCGGGTGCGGCGCGAGTGGTTCGAGCCGGGCGCGAACCCGGCGCTGGAGGATCTGCACGCGGAGCGGTTCCGCGG
- a CDS encoding LutC/YkgG family protein, whose translation MSARDEVLARVRRAKGSAAAPVPRDYRAAGSRGPGDPVLFAERLRDYRARVRVVPADDLVAAVAAALRERGARLVVAAPGTPPEWAPDATRTPVDVATLERADAVLTACHVAIAETGTIVLDHDAADQGPRALTLVPDYHLVVVRASQVVAGVPDAVAALADVRTQTWISGPSATSDIELERVEGVHGPRTLEVILTT comes from the coding sequence ATGAGCGCGCGTGACGAGGTGCTGGCGCGGGTCCGGCGGGCGAAGGGCAGCGCGGCGGCACCCGTGCCGCGGGACTACCGCGCGGCCGGTTCCCGCGGCCCCGGTGACCCGGTGCTGTTCGCCGAACGCCTGCGCGACTACCGGGCGCGGGTCCGCGTGGTACCGGCCGACGACCTGGTCGCCGCCGTCGCCGCCGCCCTGCGGGAACGCGGTGCGCGCCTGGTGGTGGCCGCTCCCGGCACGCCGCCGGAGTGGGCCCCCGACGCCACCCGCACCCCCGTGGACGTCGCGACCCTGGAACGCGCCGACGCCGTGCTGACCGCGTGCCACGTCGCCATCGCCGAGACCGGCACGATCGTCCTGGACCACGACGCCGCCGACCAGGGCCCGCGCGCGCTGACCCTCGTGCCGGACTACCACCTGGTCGTGGTCCGGGCGTCCCAGGTGGTCGCCGGGGTGCCCGACGCCGTGGCCGCCCTGGCCGACGTGCGCACCCAGACCTGGATCAGCGGCCCGTCCGCGACCAGCGACATCGAACTGGAACGCGTGGAAGGCGTCCACGGCCCCCGAACCCTGGAAGTAATCCTCACCACCTGA
- a CDS encoding LutB/LldF family L-lactate oxidation iron-sulfur protein → MSTFLGMPAGRGNLTGAPFPEAAREALGDAQLRRNLAKATTTIRAKRATVVGELPDWAALRAAGAAIKDDVLANLDEYLVRFEEALTARGTHVHWARDADEANRIVTDLVTATGTREVIKVKSMATAEIGLNEALARAGVHAVETDLAELIVQLGHDRPSHILVPAIHRGRAEIREIFRREMPDVDPDLTADPRALAEAAREHLRRKFLTADVAISGANFGIAETGSLVVVESEGNGRMCLTLPRTLISVVGIEKMLPTWRDLEVFLQLLPRSSTGERMNPYTSVWTGPTEGQTSHVVLVDNGRTAVLADPDGRAALRCIRCSACLNSCPVYERTGGHAYGSTYPGPIGAVLSPQLTGVARNPTLPFASSLCGVCYDVCPVAIDIPSMLVHLRGKVVEAGRTTPESTAMRALAWVMSDARRWRRFARLGKFGRTASRHVPLPGWSTARDVPQPPRQTFRDWWEAR, encoded by the coding sequence ATGAGCACCTTCCTGGGCATGCCCGCCGGCCGCGGCAACCTGACCGGCGCGCCGTTCCCCGAGGCCGCGCGCGAGGCCCTCGGCGACGCCCAGCTGCGCCGCAACCTGGCCAAGGCCACCACCACGATCCGGGCCAAGCGCGCGACCGTGGTGGGCGAGCTGCCGGACTGGGCGGCGCTGCGCGCGGCGGGCGCGGCGATCAAGGACGACGTGCTGGCCAACCTGGACGAGTACCTGGTGCGGTTCGAGGAGGCGCTGACCGCGCGCGGCACCCACGTGCACTGGGCGCGCGACGCCGACGAGGCCAACCGGATCGTCACCGACCTGGTCACCGCCACCGGCACCCGCGAGGTGATCAAGGTCAAGTCCATGGCCACCGCCGAGATCGGCCTGAACGAGGCGTTGGCGCGGGCGGGCGTGCACGCGGTCGAGACAGACCTGGCGGAGCTGATCGTGCAGCTCGGCCACGACCGGCCCAGCCACATCCTGGTGCCCGCGATCCACCGCGGCCGGGCCGAGATCCGGGAGATCTTCCGGCGCGAGATGCCCGACGTGGACCCGGACCTGACCGCCGACCCGCGCGCGCTCGCCGAGGCCGCGCGCGAGCACCTGCGGCGCAAGTTCCTGACCGCGGACGTGGCGATCTCGGGCGCGAACTTCGGCATCGCGGAGACCGGGTCGCTGGTGGTGGTGGAGTCCGAGGGCAACGGCCGGATGTGCCTGACGCTGCCGCGCACGCTGATCAGCGTGGTGGGCATCGAGAAGATGCTGCCGACGTGGCGGGACCTGGAGGTGTTCCTCCAGCTGCTGCCCCGGTCGTCCACCGGGGAGCGGATGAACCCGTACACGTCGGTGTGGACCGGGCCGACCGAGGGGCAGACCAGCCACGTGGTGCTGGTGGACAACGGCCGCACGGCGGTGCTCGCCGACCCCGACGGGCGGGCGGCGCTGCGGTGCATCCGCTGCTCGGCGTGCCTGAACTCGTGCCCGGTGTACGAGCGGACGGGCGGCCACGCGTACGGCTCGACGTACCCCGGGCCGATCGGCGCGGTGCTGTCGCCGCAGCTGACCGGGGTGGCGCGGAACCCGACGCTGCCGTTCGCGTCGTCGCTGTGCGGGGTGTGCTACGACGTGTGCCCGGTGGCGATCGACATCCCGTCCATGCTGGTGCACCTGCGGGGGAAGGTGGTCGAGGCGGGGCGGACGACGCCGGAGTCGACCGCGATGCGCGCCCTGGCGTGGGTGATGTCGGACGCCCGGCGGTGGCGGCGGTTCGCGCGGCTGGGGAAGTTCGGGCGGACGGCGAGCAGGCACGTGCCGCTGCCGGGCTGGTCGACGGCCCGGGACGTGCCGCAGCCGCCGCGGCAGACGTTCCGCGACTGGTGGGAGGCGCGATGA
- a CDS encoding (Fe-S)-binding protein, whose translation MRVALFVTCLVDGLFPDVGKATVRLLERLGHEVVVPPAQTCCGQMHINTGYAGQALPIVRNHVRAFEGADVVVAPSGSCAGSVRHQHAAIAREHGDAGLAEAAEDTARRTYELSELLVDVLGVTDVGAYFPHRVTYHPTCHSLRVLKVGDRPLRLLRAVEGIDLVELPAAETCCGFGGTFALKNADTSTAMLADKMSNVIGTRAGVLTAGDSSCLMHIGGGLSRLRSGIRPLHLAQVLEHTR comes from the coding sequence GTGAGAGTCGCGCTGTTCGTCACGTGCCTGGTCGACGGCCTGTTCCCGGACGTCGGCAAGGCCACCGTCCGGCTGCTGGAGCGCCTGGGCCACGAGGTGGTCGTGCCGCCGGCCCAGACCTGCTGCGGCCAGATGCACATCAACACCGGCTACGCGGGCCAGGCGCTGCCGATCGTGCGCAACCACGTGCGGGCCTTCGAGGGCGCGGACGTGGTCGTCGCGCCGTCCGGGTCGTGCGCGGGTTCGGTGCGCCACCAGCACGCCGCGATCGCCCGCGAGCACGGTGACGCCGGGCTCGCCGAGGCCGCCGAGGACACCGCGAGGCGCACCTACGAGCTGTCCGAGCTCCTGGTGGACGTCCTGGGCGTCACCGACGTCGGCGCGTACTTCCCGCACCGGGTCACCTACCACCCGACGTGCCACTCGCTGCGCGTGCTCAAGGTGGGCGACCGGCCGCTGCGGCTGCTGCGGGCCGTGGAGGGCATCGACCTGGTCGAGCTGCCCGCGGCCGAGACGTGCTGCGGTTTCGGCGGCACGTTCGCGCTCAAGAACGCCGACACCTCCACCGCCATGCTCGCCGACAAGATGAGCAACGTCATCGGCACCCGGGCCGGCGTGCTCACCGCGGGCGACTCGTCGTGCCTGATGCACATCGGCGGCGGGCTGAGCAGGCTGCGCAGCGGCATCCGCCCGCTGCACCTGGCGCAGGTCCTGGAGCACACCCGATGA
- a CDS encoding FadR/GntR family transcriptional regulator, whose amino-acid sequence MSGYDAVLRHVESELTAGRLGVGEQLPAERRLAEELGVSRATVREAIRVLQAMGVVRSGVGSGPDAGTTVIADPAGGLGAALRLHLATRRLPMADLVDTRVMVESHSVRAAARTPDHPELARAADLLARMEAPDLDADAFHQLDADFHVALTAAAGNAVNTAVMAALRDAIHRTVTDAVRALPDWSRTAVRLRREHRGILRAVREGDAELAATRVTRHVRGFHREWARHANVELTGPERSTRRP is encoded by the coding sequence GTGTCCGGGTACGACGCGGTGCTGCGGCACGTGGAGTCGGAGCTGACCGCGGGCAGGCTGGGCGTGGGGGAGCAGCTGCCCGCCGAGCGGCGGCTGGCCGAGGAGCTGGGCGTGAGCCGGGCGACCGTGCGCGAGGCGATCCGGGTGCTCCAGGCGATGGGCGTGGTGCGCAGCGGCGTCGGGTCCGGGCCCGACGCGGGGACGACGGTGATCGCCGATCCCGCGGGCGGCCTCGGCGCGGCGCTGCGGCTGCACCTGGCCACGCGGCGGCTGCCGATGGCGGACCTGGTCGACACCAGGGTGATGGTCGAGAGCCACTCGGTGCGCGCCGCCGCCCGGACGCCCGACCACCCCGAGCTGGCCCGCGCCGCCGACCTGCTGGCGCGCATGGAGGCGCCGGACCTCGACGCCGACGCGTTCCACCAGCTCGACGCGGACTTCCACGTGGCCCTCACGGCGGCGGCGGGCAACGCGGTGAACACCGCGGTCATGGCGGCGCTGCGGGACGCGATCCACCGGACCGTGACGGACGCGGTGCGGGCCTTGCCCGACTGGTCGCGCACCGCGGTCCGGCTGCGCCGCGAGCACCGGGGCATCCTGCGCGCCGTGCGGGAGGGCGACGCCGAGCTGGCGGCGACCCGGGTGACCCGCCACGTGCGCGGCTTCCACCGCGAGTGGGCCCGGCACGCGAACGTGGAACTCACCGGCCCCGAACGTTCGACACGACGGCCCTGA
- a CDS encoding DoxX family membrane protein, with the protein MATRSVERTTPRERLDRWAAPALRWSIAVVFLWFGALKVTGASPVAELVEAAVPWVDPGFLVPALGWFEVVLGLVLLLGWLPRLTLVVAAVHLVGTFLVFVQAPTLVIFHGNPLLLTTNGEFVLKNVVLVCAVLVLLGRTTTRTS; encoded by the coding sequence GTGGCGACCCGCTCGGTCGAGCGGACCACCCCGCGGGAGCGGCTCGACCGCTGGGCCGCTCCCGCCCTGCGGTGGTCGATCGCCGTGGTGTTCCTCTGGTTCGGCGCGCTCAAGGTCACCGGCGCCTCGCCGGTGGCGGAGCTGGTGGAGGCGGCCGTGCCGTGGGTGGACCCGGGGTTCCTGGTACCCGCCCTCGGCTGGTTCGAGGTCGTGCTGGGGCTGGTGCTGCTGCTCGGGTGGCTGCCGCGGCTGACGCTGGTCGTCGCGGCGGTCCACCTGGTCGGGACCTTCCTGGTCTTCGTCCAGGCGCCGACCCTGGTGATCTTCCACGGCAACCCCCTCCTGCTCACCACCAACGGCGAATTCGTCCTGAAGAACGTGGTGCTCGTCTGCGCGGTCCTGGTCCTCCTGGGCCGGACCACCACCCGGACGAGCTGA
- a CDS encoding peroxidase family protein, protein MRKHGTSSFFVVGEGVLEFDRTGVATVRQPMTVEELRRFRFSRLGPEGTPLDEETRIALATAMTAAGPQPDSANPPIPAGFTYLGQFVDHDLTMDRTESQLGQDVNLDDLVQGRSPALDLDSVYGRGPGDPNDRAFYAADGVKLKVGATAPVAFPDERTNVSLEGFDLPRFGAAGATGADRRRPLIPDTRNDENLVVAQTHLAFIRFHNRVVDELALRGLSGRRLFTAAREEVVRHYQWMLRHDFLPRIVDPAIVDDVFTNGRRFFEAPGRGLRPTMPLEFSVAAYRLGHSQVRGAYQWNRVFNTNGPGGIATLFLLFVFTGTSGNFDPGSTLPDLDDPNSGTVDVLPTNWIADFRRLYDFTEVDRPDLVPPTPNGGNVTKRIDSLLVDPLAQLPAGTFGGRGTEFTEIQRNLAFRNLTRAGMVRLASGQQMAELFGVPPLTAEQILVGNGGAVLDGLTDAQKDAVTAATPLWFYVLREAEANNGLLGPVGGRIVAETFHRSIEGSRTSIVRQPSWRPTFGPDDRTFRMTDLLLFAFEGKADLLNPLGD, encoded by the coding sequence ATGAGAAAGCACGGCACCAGCAGCTTCTTCGTCGTGGGCGAAGGAGTGCTGGAGTTCGACCGCACGGGGGTGGCTACCGTGCGCCAACCGATGACGGTGGAGGAGTTGCGCCGGTTCCGCTTCTCGCGCCTGGGGCCGGAGGGGACCCCGCTCGACGAGGAGACCCGGATCGCCCTCGCCACCGCCATGACCGCGGCGGGTCCGCAGCCGGACTCCGCGAATCCGCCGATCCCGGCGGGCTTCACCTACCTCGGCCAGTTCGTCGACCACGACCTGACCATGGACCGCACCGAGTCGCAGCTGGGGCAGGACGTCAACCTCGACGACCTGGTGCAGGGCCGGTCGCCGGCGCTGGACCTGGACTCGGTGTACGGGCGGGGGCCGGGCGACCCCAACGACCGGGCTTTCTACGCCGCCGACGGGGTCAAGCTCAAGGTGGGCGCCACCGCGCCCGTCGCGTTCCCCGACGAGCGGACCAACGTGTCGCTGGAGGGGTTCGACCTGCCGCGGTTCGGCGCGGCGGGCGCGACGGGCGCCGACCGGCGGCGACCGCTGATCCCCGACACCCGCAACGACGAGAACCTGGTGGTCGCCCAGACGCACCTGGCGTTCATCAGGTTCCACAACCGGGTGGTGGACGAGCTGGCGCTGCGCGGCCTGAGCGGGCGGCGGCTGTTCACCGCGGCGCGCGAGGAGGTCGTGCGCCACTACCAGTGGATGCTGCGGCACGACTTCCTGCCGCGGATCGTCGACCCGGCCATCGTGGACGACGTGTTCACCAACGGCAGGCGCTTCTTCGAGGCGCCCGGCCGGGGGCTGCGCCCCACGATGCCGCTGGAGTTCTCGGTGGCCGCGTACCGGTTGGGGCACAGCCAGGTCCGGGGCGCCTACCAGTGGAACCGGGTGTTCAACACCAACGGCCCCGGCGGGATCGCCACGCTGTTCCTGCTGTTCGTGTTCACCGGGACCTCGGGCAACTTCGACCCGGGCTCGACGCTGCCGGACCTGGACGACCCGAACTCCGGCACGGTGGACGTGCTGCCCACCAACTGGATCGCCGACTTCCGCAGGCTGTACGACTTCACCGAGGTCGACCGGCCGGACCTGGTGCCGCCGACGCCGAACGGCGGCAACGTGACCAAGCGGATCGACTCCCTGCTGGTGGACCCGCTGGCGCAGCTGCCGGCGGGCACGTTCGGCGGGCGCGGCACCGAGTTCACCGAGATCCAGCGCAACCTCGCCTTCCGCAACCTGACCCGGGCGGGCATGGTCCGCCTGGCCTCCGGGCAGCAGATGGCGGAGCTGTTCGGCGTGCCACCGCTGACCGCCGAGCAGATCCTCGTGGGCAACGGTGGCGCCGTGCTCGACGGGCTCACCGACGCGCAGAAGGACGCGGTGACCGCCGCGACCCCGCTGTGGTTCTACGTGCTGCGCGAGGCCGAGGCCAACAACGGCCTGCTCGGGCCGGTGGGCGGCCGGATCGTGGCCGAGACGTTCCACCGGTCGATCGAGGGCAGCCGCACCTCGATCGTGCGCCAGCCCTCGTGGCGGCCGACGTTCGGCCCGGACGACCGGACGTTCCGGATGACCGACCTGCTCCTGTTCGCCTTCGAGGGCAAGGCGGACCTGCTCAACCCCCTCGGGGACTGA
- a CDS encoding SDR family NAD(P)-dependent oxidoreductase, which translates to MSQLPRYRFAGGTAVLTGAASGMGEQMAYGLARRGSDLVLVDRDADRLAEVAGRIRGVAVDRVVADLADVAGLDAVAADLLARHPRVTLLVNNAGVALGGTFDQVAAEEFDWVVDVNFRAPVALTRLLLPRLLESPGSHVVNVSSLFGLIAPPGQTAYSASKFALRGFTEALRHELADRGVGVTCVHPGGIRTRIAETARVARGVDRAEAEEGKANFAKLLTYPADKAAEQILAGVEKRRGRVLIAASAVVPDLLARLFPASYMGVMNRLRPAAARRASAPGSAQGTTGSPTR; encoded by the coding sequence ATGTCCCAGCTCCCCCGCTACCGGTTCGCCGGCGGCACCGCCGTCCTCACCGGCGCGGCCAGCGGCATGGGCGAGCAGATGGCGTACGGCCTGGCCCGGCGCGGCAGCGACCTGGTGCTGGTCGACCGGGACGCCGACCGGCTCGCCGAGGTCGCCGGCCGCATCCGCGGCGTCGCGGTCGACCGGGTCGTGGCGGACCTGGCCGACGTGGCGGGCCTGGACGCGGTCGCCGCCGACCTGCTGGCCCGGCACCCGCGCGTCACCCTGCTGGTCAACAACGCCGGCGTCGCCCTGGGCGGCACCTTCGACCAGGTCGCCGCCGAGGAGTTCGACTGGGTGGTGGACGTCAACTTCCGCGCCCCCGTGGCGCTCACCCGCCTGCTGCTGCCCCGCCTGCTGGAGTCCCCGGGCAGCCACGTGGTCAACGTGTCGAGCCTGTTCGGCCTCATCGCCCCGCCCGGCCAGACCGCGTACTCGGCCAGCAAGTTCGCCCTGCGCGGCTTCACCGAGGCGCTGCGGCACGAGCTGGCCGACCGGGGCGTCGGCGTGACCTGCGTCCACCCGGGCGGCATCCGCACCCGCATCGCCGAGACCGCGCGCGTGGCCCGGGGCGTCGACCGGGCCGAGGCCGAGGAGGGCAAGGCGAACTTCGCGAAGCTCCTCACCTACCCCGCCGACAAGGCGGCGGAGCAGATCCTGGCCGGCGTGGAGAAGCGCCGGGGCCGCGTGCTGATCGCGGCGAGCGCGGTCGTGCCCGACCTGCTGGCGCGCCTGTTCCCCGCCTCGTACATGGGGGTGATGAACCGCCTGCGCCCGGCCGCCGCGCGCCGCGCCTCCGCCCCGGGGTCCGCTCAAGGCACCACCGGCTCACCGACCAGGTAG